One region of Kazachstania africana CBS 2517 chromosome 3, complete genome genomic DNA includes:
- the FUS3 gene encoding mitogen-activated serine/threonine-protein kinase FUS3 (similar to Saccharomyces cerevisiae FUS3 (YBL016W); ancestral locus Anc_8.162) produces MGKKIVFNISSDFQLKSLLGEGAYGVVCSATHKPTGEIVAIKKIEPFDKPLFALRTLREIKILKHFQHENIISIFDIQKPDSFENFNEVYIIQELMQTDLHRVISTQELSDDHIQYFIYQTLRAVKILHGSNVIHRDLKPSNLLINSNCDLKVCDFGLARIIDEHNNSDAYSKQNGMTEYVATRWYRAPEVMLTAAKYSKAMDVWSCGCILAELFLKRPLFPGKDYRHQLMLIFGLIGTPTGEDLQCIESKRAREYIMTVPRYDPVPWEKVFAHVNPLGVDLLKKMLVFDPSKRITAAEALRHPYLKTYHDPNDEPEGAPISPTFFEFDHFKDVLTTKDLKKLLWNEIFC; encoded by the coding sequence ATGGGTAAAAAGATAGTGTTTAACATATCGAGCGACTTCCAATTGAAGTCGCTACTCGGAGAAGGTGCATACGGAGTGGTATGTTCTGCAACTCATAAACCCACCGGTGAAATTGTTGCcattaagaaaattgaacCATTTGATAAACCATTATTTGCCTTAAGAACACTTCGTGAAataaaaatcttgaaaCATTTTCAGCATGAGAATATTATATCGATTTTTGACATTCAAAAACCGGATTCCTTTgagaatttcaatgaagttTATATCATTCAAGAGTTAATGCAAACGGATTTGCACCGTGTTATCTCTACACAAGAATTGAGTGACGATCATATACAGTATTTCATCTATCAAACATTGAGAGCtgtcaaaattttacatgGTTCTAACGTAATTCATAGAGACTTGAAGCCCTCTAATTTACTGATAAACTCCAATTGtgatttgaaagtttgTGATTTCGGATTAGCTAGAATTATTGATGAACATAACAATAGTGACGCATATTCAAAACAGAATGGTATGACTGAATACGTTGCGACAAGATGGTATAGAGCACCAGAAGTCATGCTAACGGCGGCCAAATACTCAAAAGCCATGGATGTATGGTCATGCGGTTGCATTTTGGCAGAATTATTTCTTAAGAGACCATTGTTCCCAGGTAAAGATTATAGGCATCAATTAATGCTCATATTCGGATTAATCGGTACGCCAACAGGCGAAGACTTACAATGCATTGAGAGTAAAAGAGCAAGAGAATATATAATGACCGTACCAAGATATGATCCTGTGCCGTGGGAGAAAGTTTTTGCACATGTCAATCCATTAGGCGttgatcttttgaaaaaaatgctaGTATTTGATCCTAGTAAAAGAATCACAGCAGCGGAGGCATTGAGACATCCATATTTGAAGACATACCACGATCCAAATGATGAACCAGAAGGTGCACCAATTTCGCCTACTTTCTTCGAGTTCGATCATTTCAAAGATGTTCTTACTACAAAGGACTTGAAAAAGTTGCTGTGGAACGAAATATTCTGCTAA
- the ACH1 gene encoding acetyl-CoA hydrolase (similar to Saccharomyces cerevisiae ACH1 (YBL015W); ancestral locus Anc_8.161) — protein MTISQALKERIRYAPYLAKVREPHELVSLFKNGQYLGWSGFTGVGTPKAVPQAIISHVEKNNLQGKLRFNLFVGASAGPEEEAWANHDMIIKRAPHQVGKPIAKAINAGRINFFDKHLSMFPQDLTYGFYTRERTDGKILDYMIIEATAIKEDGSIVPGPSVGGSPEFISVADKVIVEVNTATPSFEGLHDIDMPVNPPYRKPYPYVKVNDKCGVDSIPVDPEKVIAIVESTTRDKVPPNSPSDEMSRGIASHLVEFFRNEVNHGRLPETLLPLQSGIGNIANAVIEGLATANFKHLNVWTEVLQDSFLDLFENGSLDYATATSIRLTENGFKRVFNNWDSFKSKLCLRSQVVSNNPELIRRLGVIAMNTPVEVDIYAHANSTNVNGSRMLNGLGGSADFLRNAKISIMHAPSARPTKIDPTGISSIVPMVPHVDQTEHDLDVIVTEQGLADLRGLSPKERAREIIKQCAHPDYKDLLIEYVQRSEHYCEKKNSLHEPHMLKNAFKFHTNLMEKGTMKIEGWDPID, from the coding sequence ATGACTATTTCACAagcattgaaagaaagaataagATACGCACCTTATTTAGCCAAAGTGAGAGAACCACATGAATTGGTCTCTTTGTTTAAGAATGGCCAATACCTTGGTTGGTCTGGCTTTACTGGTGTTGGTACACCAAAGGCAGTTCCGCAAGCAATAATTAGTCatgttgaaaaaaataatctaCAAGGTAAATTGAGATTCAATCTTTTTGTGGGAGCTTCAGCTGGTCCAGAGGAAGAAGCATGGGCCAATCATGATATGATTATTAAGAGAGCTCCACATCAAGTTGGAAAACCGATTGCAAAAGCAATCAATGCAGGAAGGatcaacttttttgatAAGCACCTTTCCATGTTCCCACAGGATTTGACATATGGCTTCTATACGAGAGAAAGAACGGACGGTAAGATCTTGGATTATATGATTATAGAAGCCACAGCAATAAAGGAGGATGGGTCAATCGTCCCAGGGCCCTCGGTAGGTGGCTCTCCTGAGTTTATCAGTGTTGCTGATAAAGTTATAGTAGAAGTTAATACTGCCACACCATCTTTTGAGGGCTTACACGATATTGATATGCCAGTAAATCCTCCTTACAGGAAACCATACCCTTATGTTAAGGTAAATGATAAATGTGGTGTTGATTCGATTCCAGTGGACCCTGAAAAAGTGATTGCAATTGTTGAATCTACAACAAGAGATAAAGTTCCCCCTAATTCACCCAGTGACGAAATGTCCAGAGGTATTGCCTCTCATCTAgtggaatttttcagaaatgaAGTCAATCATGGTAGGTTACCTGAAACTTTGTTACCTTTGCAAAGTGGTATCGGTAATATTGCTAATGCCGTCATCGAAGGTTTGGCTACAGCAAATTTTAAACATCTAAATGTGTGGACAGAAGTTTTGCAAGATTCCTTCTTAGAtttgtttgaaaatggtTCTTTAGATTATGCTACAGCAACTTCGATCAGATTAACTGAAAACGGTTTCAAAAGAGTCTTCAACAATTGGGATTCATTCAAAAGTAAACTTTGTCTAAGATCTCAAGTTGTTTCTAATAATCCAGAGCTAATCCGTCGTTTGGGCGTAATTGCGATGAATACACCGGTAGAGGTAGATATCTACGCACATGCGAACTCTACAAATGTTAATGGTTCTAGGATGTTAAATGGTCTTGGTGGGTCAGCCGACTTTTTAAGAAATGCAAAGATTTCCATTATGCATGCACCATCAGCAAGACCAACGAAGATCGACCCGACGGGAATTTCCTCAATTGTGCCAATGGTTCCTCATGTCGACCAAACAGAACACGATCTTGATGTCATAGTAACGGAACAAGGCCTGGCAGATTTAAGAGGATTGTCACCAAAAGAAAGAGCTCGCgaaataataaaacaatGTGCCCATCCTGATTATAAAGATCTTTTGATTGAATATGTACAAAGGTCTGAACATTATTgtgagaagaaaaatagtCTACACGAGCCACATATGTTGAAAAATGCATTTAAATTCCACACCAATTTGATGGAAAAAGGGACAATGAAGATTGAAGGCTGGGACCCCATTGATTAA
- the KAFR0C02860 gene encoding uncharacterized protein: MFGVAFNGEINQIYKLSDSGYVFGVFGGIQIDSSITAMLTIASIMTTELNGVNNYFYLESHTGDPKTTYGFIVATEEYEAYVDEAVKTWSMGKSYEFYTSTQSIGNVNVCQRLAEEAYAPVNSADFGECISIFYDSSKTIEEQTGLTDDLLYVYNNGTVSFNDGDKVCISIGTASE, translated from the coding sequence ATGTTCGGAGTTGCTTTTAACGGtgaaattaatcaaatctATAAATTGTCTGACTCTGGATATGTTTTCGGTGTTTTTGGAGGTATCCAAATTGATTCTAGTATTACTGCCATGTTGACAATTGCTAGTATAATGACCACCGAGTTGAATGGTGTTAACAACTATTTCTATCTTGAATCTCATACAGGTGACCCAAAAACTACTTATGGTTTTATTGTTGCTAcagaagaatatgaagCTTATGTTGATGAGGCTGTGAAGACATGGAGTATGGGTAAGAGTTATGAATTCTACACTAGCACTCAATCCATTGGTAATGTTAACGTGTGCCAACGACTAGCGGAAGAAGCTTATGCCCCGGTTAACTCAGCCGATTTTGGTGAATGTATCTCGATTTTCTATGATTCGTCGAAGACTATTGAGGAACAGACTGGTTTGACAGATGATCTACTGTACGTCTACAATAATGGTACGGTTTCCTTTAATGACGGCGACAAAGTCTGTATCTCTATTGGTACTGCGAGCGAATAG
- the EMP24 gene encoding Emp24p (similar to Saccharomyces cerevisiae EMP24 (YGL200C); ancestral locus Anc_8.160) — protein sequence MRFSIIATFVVSTLLTSVATAHNVLLPPYGRRCFFEELNQNDELAITYQFGDRNPQSSSQLSGDFVIYSVERNEVIRTVSDASHGEVTVVVPYKGKYQYCFGNEKSGIDTKDVTFNIHGVVYIDEDDSKTLGGAIKKLSKLVREVKDEQSYIVIRERTHRNTAESTNDRVKWWSVFQVGVVVANSVFQIYYLKRFFEVTSLV from the coding sequence ATGAGATTCTCAATTATTGCCACATTTGTTGTATCAACACTTTTGACAAGCGTAGCCACCGCACATAACGTTCTATTACCACCTTATGGTCGTAGATGTTTTTTCgaagaattgaatcaaaatgatgaattggCAATTACTTACCAATTCGGTGACAGAAATCCTCAGTCCAGCAGTCAATTATCTGGTGATTTCGTCATTTATTCAGTGGAAAGAAATGAGGTCATTAGAACAGTTTCTGATGCATCTCATGGTGAAGTCACCGTCGTTGTTCCATACAAAGGTAAGTATCAATACTGTTttggaaatgaaaaatctggTATCGATACTAAAGATGTCACTTTTAACATTCATGGAGTCGTTTACatcgatgaagatgattcaAAAACGTTAGGTGGTGCAATCAAAAAGTTATCAAAATTAGTCAGAGAAGTTAAAGATGAACAAAGTTACATTGTCATTAGAGAAAGAACACACAGAAACACTGCTGAATCAACTAACGACCGTGTTAAGTGGTGGTCCGTATTCCAAGTGGGTGTGGTAGTTGCTAACTCAGTCTTCCAGATTTATTACTTGAAGAGATTCTTTGAAGTCACTTCTTTAGTCTAA
- the YIP4 gene encoding Yip4p (similar to Saccharomyces cerevisiae YIP4 (YGL198W); ancestral locus Anc_8.158): MSDHIEADTAILPDTNYVSPELNSGSTHLYSTTMKRGTLDESIMETLKRDIFDINSRLKQVVYPHMPTRQLLATTEEDADRGNAELEQISSHCDLWAPLCFTILYSLFVSHAKSLFSSIFVLSWITVCVMALHLRLVKPYENVALISYISICGYCLFPQVINAILSQTVFPLLLKISGNKGWIIRSIIICKLVSFVFCMIWSLTAVSLATKSKGFVTIFPLAICLLGIGWLATML; encoded by the coding sequence ATGTCGGACCATATAGAGGCAGACACAGCAATTCTGCCCGATACAAATTATGTGTCACCAGAATTAAATAGCGGTAGCACTCACTTGTACTCTACTACAATGAAAAGGGGGACTCTTGATGAGTCCATTATGGAGACCCTTAAGAGAGATATCTTCGACATAAATTCGAGGCTAAAACAAGTGGTATACCCACACATGCCTACAAGACAACTGTTAGCAACTACGGAAGAGGATGCAGATAGAGGAAATGCTGAATTGGAACAAATATCGTCACATTGTGACCTGTGGGCACCACTCTGTTTTACAATATTGTACTCTCTATTTGTATCACACGCCAAGTCGCTCTTTTCCAGTATATTTGTTCTCTCCTGGATCACAGTCTGTGTGATGGCACTCCACTTGAGATTAGTCAAGCCCTACGAAAATGTAGCGTTAATATCGTACATTTCAATCTGTGGGTACTGTCTATTCCCTCAGGTTATCAACGCCATCCTATCCCAGACCGTCTTTCCCCTCCTATTGAAAATCTCGGGAAATAAAGGCTGGATCATAAGATCAATAATCATCTGTAAACTAGTCTCATTCGTCTTCTGTATGATCTGGTCATTGACAGCGGTATCTCTAGCAACAAAAAGCAAAGGCTTCGTTACGATATTCCCACTAGCAATCTGTCTATTGGGAATCGGTTGGCTAGCCACAATGTTGTAA
- the MDS3 gene encoding Mds3p (similar to Saccharomyces cerevisiae PMD1 (YER132C) and MDS3 (YGL197W); ancestral locus Anc_8.157): protein MPLLQPTTSCCYHLKLPKLPVELKESKNEAQNLKFQLKCRTGAAQTLKRSNIFVHGGLTIPLNLTTIDSLQLQKALMMYFAKETKNAASFENLKQWISSETFYLDLVSRSWRHIPTTINQDSINETKSNCNSTIECSLNERIYHSMCYSNSSLYIFGGLVVSPTSAYELVPTNELWRLDLTTKEWSLLSKNPKIKGRFNHRVHVKNENVNIRDTKLVIVGGLDDSNRPIYKVDVYNLTQNCWQDDAVPTDPLDIVANIDNEPVSLTIGSNFSIMVENNEAKIPALAFYIPNNQVLSNGSDISEPENKRKSQKVDCHKHEFDSPVVALPLLSNSKGMKMAFSTLQDPDILKEPFNLQFPSGEIFGYNIILSGFYPDCKASNFYCFVYDIPSGKWSRISVACPDNIKQHRFWKLYVWKSHHQALLLGTRDDDGCLPSVQKFDHLLAFGLPLINVFNKLRNPTDNLFKILRTRSTTDSSQSDTIESLQHQQRLIFSDKDINEGNAKSPSFRNASYVSTNSSQFENYIRYIAPPLGLSSIRSIFPDYAMVLGKDALEIFGSPLSDFQLITSEGDSVGIPSHLLRKRWGRYFDYLLSKGYSEVCSDYESLGAQSTLIKLHSHRKRGSKSSSMNSRPSSSASLYNQFSKYAPFSKNGGDNNYTLNTKPSSTSSVLHPYTDSTLSRANSTAELRDTDVNNRDEDKFEDFEPFHTTSSSTGMIFRVPFQDTYDYSKDPMMPLINEKDVNEGRRSSLMGVIREKESEDTLSQEETNIQKRRSSHPTVIQKPQASFSSLGNDDNNINPSPSRYNMSSRSSMSHVSPSSERLPISSRNNSTASFSALTTLNVTLPPQTDIPNEPLPQASHTTYLKKRNSSLNDYLYSNKNSPLSSRRGSYTSAASVPDIKSTSQPQQSSLDKQMMENYGQNGKNGENQQDQGSPKSGKRYSRDEPFTESSNSTWTERSRSIDSNADSVASTSSINPMEMEPLLTPRSLYLPWPTSTVRAFAEFFFTGQVNPKWLLAPIVLDLLVIGKIYEIPLLYSIIVEVLYSIIARKEESLSVICNSMFASFIRSVEGFFCHDQERIQSYLASSACYSELMRLKNSLEQIDNGFLDFDLLRKTSSSYSRSLSSQLSASEVMDKYWLKRFSSGRFSSGGSDYFPTMFTQEPRGSNSSMGPIIFPQSFMETKKSPMARKKSSLSYEIDPKTLGATEGQSIPKNSMGQPIDEEDSRLLHDMNDFVPDSDDSSSDTTDTDGEGEDSNLQNVKESLFLSGRSTSKSKIPEGIASGNPADMNFSTQAILKDKISKPSSLSEFGSGLGTLSINKMKKKIKEGLEHYEESIDPLFKMTHDPQDTSYNGNILSKPDVNNFMLPTKSLKDDSDYSMLTIESMASSNSLPPVDYVIKCTYRTAVLVNDIQLMIRCLDCIEISKGFKAIKAQMENEFLKSGITRKKRESKPL from the coding sequence ATGCCTTTGCTTCAGCCTACTACTTCATGTTGctatcatttgaaattgccAAAATTGCCAGTTGAATTAAAAGAGAGTAAGAATGAGGCTCAgaacttgaaatttcaactgAAATGCAGAACTGGAGCGGCtcaaactttgaaaagatcaaacaTATTCGTTCATGGTGGTTTAACCATACCTCTAAATTTAACTACTATAGATTCATTACAATTGCAAAAAGCGTTAATGATGTATTTTGCTAAAGAAACTAAAAATGCAGCTAGTTTTgagaatttgaaacaatGGATTAGTTCAGAAACTTTCTATCTAGATCTGGTATCAAGATCATGGCGTCATATACCTACCACAATAAATCAAGATTCTAtcaatgaaacaaaatcaaattgtaATTCTACCATTGAATGTTCtttaaatgaaagaatttatcattCCATGTGCTATTCGAATTCATcgttatatatattcgGAGGTCTAGTCGTTTCCCCAACGAGCGCTTACGAATTGGTCCCAACAAATGAATTATGGAGACTTGATCTAACAACGAAAGAATGGTCATTGTTAAGtaaaaatccaaaaataaaaggaaGGTTTAATCATAGAGTTCATGTTAAAAATGAGAATGTAAACATACGAGATACAAAACTCGTAATAGTGGGTGGATTGGATGATTCGAATCGGCCGATCTACAAAGTAGATGTGTATAATTTAACTCAAAATTGTTGGCAAGATGATGCTGTACCAACTGATCCTCTCGATATCGTAGCAAATATAGATAATGAACCTGTATCACTTACAATAGgatcaaatttttccattatGGTGGAAAATAACGAGGCAAAGATACCAGCTCTGGCCTTCTATATACCAAACAATCAGGTACTCAGTAATGGTAGTGATATCAGTGAACCAGAAAATAAACGAAAAAGTCAAAAAGTTGACTGTCATAAAcatgaatttgattctCCAGTAGTAGCACTGCCGTTGTTATCTAATTCAAAAGGTATGAAAATGGCCTTTAGTACATTGCAAGATCctgatattttaaaagaacCTTTCAATTTGCAGTTTCCAAGTGGCGAAATATTTGGTTATAATATCATATTATCTGGATTTTACCCAGATTGTAAagcttcaaatttttattgttttgTTTACGACATCCCTTCTGGCAAATGGTCTCGAATATCAGTGGCTTGTCCTGATAATATAAAACAACATAGATTTTGGAAGCTTTATGTTTGGAAATCTCATCACCAAGCTCTTTTATTAGGAACTAGGGATGATGATGGTTGTTTACCTAGTGTACAAAAATTCGATCATTTACTTGCATTTGGCTTACCTTTGATAAATgtcttcaataaattgagAAATCCTACtgataatttattcaaaatcttgagAACGAGAAGTACAACAGACTCATCCCAATCGGATACAATTGAGTCATTGCAACATCAACAAAGGCTGATTTTTAGCGACAAGGATATTAATGAAGGTAATGCCAAATCACCTTCCTTCAGAAATGCCAGTTACGTATCAACAAACAGTTCACAGTTCGAAAATTATATCCGTTATATTGCTCCACCTCTTGGGCTTTCGTCAATACGATCGATTTTCCCTGATTATGCAATGGTTTTAGGTAAAGATGCCTTGGAAATATTTGGAAGTCCCTTATCGGACTTCCAACTGATTACAAGTGAAGGCGATTCAGTAGGTATTCCAAGCCATTTGTTGCGTAAAAGATGGGGTAGGTATTTTGACtatttattatcaaaaggTTATTCAGAAGTATGCTCTGACTATGAAAGCTTAGGAGCACAATCAACTTTGATTAAACTTCATTCACACCGTAAAAGGGGTTCTAAGTCCTCTTCAATGAACTCAAGACCTTCTTCAAGCGCATCTCTTTATAATCAGTTTTCGAAATACGCTcccttttcaaaaaatggtGGTGACAATAATTACACACTGAATACTAAACCATCTTCTACTTCAAGTGTCTTGCATCCATATACTGATAGCACCCTTTCTAGGGCAAACTCAACAGCGGAGCTTAGAGACACTGACGTCAATAACAGGGACGAggataaatttgaagatttcgAACCATTCCATACAACAAGTTCTTCTACTGGTATGATTTTCCGGGTTCCTTTCCAAGATACATATGATTATTCTAAAGATCCTATGATGCCTcttattaatgaaaaagatgttAATGAAGGTAGAAGATCTTCATTGATGGGTGTGATAAGGGAGAAAGAAAGTGAGGATACATTATCCCAAGAGGAAACTAATATCCAGAAGCGTCGCTCTTCTCATCCTACAGTTATTCAGAAACCACAAGCATCTTTTTCTAGTCTCGgtaatgatgataacaATATAAATCCATCTCCATCAAGATATAATATGAGTTCCAGAAGCTCAATGTCGCATGTTAGTCCGTCTTCTGAAAGGTTACCCATAAGCAGTCGGAATAATAGTACTGCAAGTTTTTCTGCGCTAACTACGTTGAATGTGACACTTCCGCCTCAGACTGATATTCCAAATGAACCTTTACCACAAGCGTCCCATACAACGTATTTAAAGAAGAGGAACAGCTCCCTCAATGACTATCTATACTCGAATAAAAATAGTCCATTATCTTCAAGAAGAGGCTCCTATACCAGTGCCGCCAGTGTGCCTGACATTAAATCAACTTCACAGCCCCAACAATCGTCTCTTGACAAACAGATGATGGAAAATTATGGACAAAACGGCAAAAATGGGGAGAATCAGCAAGACCAAGGGAGTCCCAAAAGCGGTAAACGTTATTCGAGAGATGAACCCTTCACGGAATCGTCCAACTCTACATGGACTGAAAGATCTAGATCTATCGATTCGAATGCTGATAGTGTAGCAAGTACCTCTTCCATTAATCCGATGGAGATGGAGCCATTGTTAACACCAAGATCCCTTTATTTACCTTGGCCTACTAGCACTGTTAGAGCATTCGCTGAGTTTTTCTTTACCGGCCAAGTTAATCCAAAATGGCTACTTGCACCGATTGTACTAGACTTGTTGGTGATTGGTAAAATATATGAGATTCCTTTATTGTATAGCATCATTGTAGAGGTATTGTATTCAATTATTGCgagaaaagaagagagtCTTTCGGTAATTTGTAACTCTATGTTTGCATCTTTTATCCGAAGTGTTGAAGGTTTTTTCTGCCATGACCAAGAAAGAATTCAGTCATATTTGGCTTCTAGTGCTTGCTACTCCGAGTTAATGAGACTTAAAAATTCACTGGAACAAATTGATAATGGATTTctagattttgatttgttaCGAAAAACGTCTAGTAGTTATTCTCGTTCTTTAAGCAGTCAACTTAGTGCCTCTGAAGTTATGGACAAATATTGGTTGAAGAGATTTAGTTCGGGTAGATTTAGCTCGGGCGGCAGTGACTACTTTCCAACTATGTTTACGCAAGAGCCGAGAGGTTCGAATTCTTCCATGGGGCCAATTATCTTCCCTCAAAGTTTTATGGAGACCAAAAAATCACCGAtggcaagaaaaaaatcaagtCTTAGCTATGAGATTGATCCTAAGACGCTAGGAGCTACTGAGGGGCAGTCTATACCTAAAAATAGTATGGGACAGCccattgatgaagaagatagtAGGCTCTTGCATGATATGAATGATTTCGTACCAGATTCTGATGACAGTTCCAGTGATACAACTGATACAGATGGTGAGGGTGAAGATAGTAACTTACAAAATGTGAAAGAGTCGCTATTTCTCAGCGGACGATCAACCTCAAAAAGCAAAATACCTGAGGGCATAGCCAGTGGAAATCCAGCAGATATGAATTTTTCCACTCAGGCTATCTTGAAGGATAAAATTTCGAAACCGTCTTCCTTAAGTGAATTTGGTTCAGGACTTGGAACTTTGTCAATAAataagatgaaaaaaaagataaaagaagGATTGGAACATTATGAGGAATCAATAGACCCTCTGTTCAAGATGACTCATGACCCTCAAGATACCAGTTACAATGGTAACATTTTATCGAAGCCTGAcgtaaataattttatgtTACCAACAAAATCCCTGAAAGATGACAGTGACTATTCCATGTTAACAATAGAGAGTATGGCCTCCTCAAATTCTTTGCCTCCTGTTGATTACGTGATCAAGTGCACCTATAGAACTGCAGTGCTAGTAAATGATATTCAATTAATGATTAGATGTTTAGATTGTATTGAAATATCCAAGGGATTCAAAGCTATCAAAGCTCAAATGGAAAATGAGTTTCTTAAATCAGGAATTACACGCAAAAAGCGAGAATCCAAACCCTTGTAA